One region of Acomys russatus chromosome 8, mAcoRus1.1, whole genome shotgun sequence genomic DNA includes:
- the Cd200r1 gene encoding cell surface glycoprotein CD200 receptor 1: MLFFWRTSDIAVLLIWGIFVAESSCMNRTQTTENGSLPIAAVNTTLFVQMGEKALLCCPAIPLTEAILIIWTITLRGLPSCRITYKVDTKETNKTNCTDRRVICASISDQSPNLQISAVALEHDGYYSCEIVTPQGNFLGGYDLQVLVPPHLTLFPGEIGTAVCEAIAGKPAAQIFWTPDEDCGTKKESHSNGTVTVRSTCHWEQDNVSAVVCFVSHLTGNYSLSVGLKGDGNRSLRQQYLPYIVSSLVILTIIGCIWLLKISGFRKCKLPKSEAIPAVEEDEMQPYASYTEKSNPLYDTVTKVEALPVL, from the exons agTCAAGTTGTATGAATAGGACTCAAACAACAGAGAATGGTTCCTTACCTATCGCAGCAG TTAACACTACACTGTTTGTACAGATGGGGGAAAAGGCTCTGCTCTGCTGCCCTGCTATTCCATTGACAGAAGCAATATTAATAATATGGACAATAACCCTCAGAGGCCTGCCTTCCTGCAGAATTACCTATAAAGTAGACACAAAGGAGACCAATAAAACCAACTGTACTGACAGGAGAGTCATCTGTGCTTCCATATCTGACCAGAGTCCTAACCTTCAGATCAGTGCAGTGGCCCTGGAGCATGATGGGTATTACTCATGTGAGATAGTAACACCTCAAGGGAATTTCCTAGGTGGATATGACCTGCAAGTGCTAG tccCCCCTCATCTAACCCTGTTTCCAGGGGAAATTGGAACTGCAGTGTGTGAGGCAATTGCAGGCAAGCCGGCTGCGCAGATCTTTTGGACTCCAGATGAGGATTGTGGCACCAAGAAGGAATCACATAGCAATGGCACAGTGACAGTCAGGAGCACATGCCACTGGGAGCAGGACAATGTGTCTGCTGTGGTCTGCTTTGTCTCCCATTTGACTGGCAACTATAGTCTGTCCGTAGGACTGAAGGGAGATG GAAACAGGAGTCTTA GACAACAGTACCTTCCATACATCGTCTCATCCCTTGTTATTTTGACCATCATAGGATGCATTTGGCTTTTGAAGATCAGCGGCTTCAG aaaatgtaaattgCCAAAATCGGAAGCTATACCAGCTGTTGAGGAG GATGAAATGCAGCCATATgcgagctacacagagaagagcaACCCACTCTATGATACTGTGACCAAGGTGGAGGCACTTCCGGTGTTGTAA